The genome window GAGTTGTTTCCTCTGCTCCTCGTTCAGCGGCCCCGCGAGACCCTGCAGGAGGACGCCGGAGAATCCGATGATGGAGTTGAGCGGCGTGCGCAGTTCGTGGGACATCGTCGCGAGGAATACCGACTTCAGCCTGTCGGCAGACTCCGCGGCCTCCTTCGCGCGCTCGAGTTCGCGGGTTCTCTCGGCGACGAGGTCCTCGAGGTGGTCGCGGTACTCCGAGAGCTCCCTCAAGGCCTGCTGCCGCGCCCGGTCCACATCCCTTATCTTCTCGACCATGGCCTTGAAGGAACGGCTGAGTATCCCGATCTCGCCCGACTCTGCCGGCTCGATCTCCTGTTCGAGGTCACCCGTCTCGGCGATCTTCCTGCTCACGGCGGTCAGGTCGGTCAGGGGCCCGATGACAGTGTGGTTGAGCACGACGATCGTGATCGCGCTGAGCAGCAGGAGGGCGAGGAGGACGAAGGTGAGGATATTCCAGACCGAATCGTTGATCTTTTGCTCGACGAATCCCGGCGGGATGACCATCGCGATCTTCCACCCGAGTTCCGGGGACGTGAGGTGGACGAGGTACCTCCCATTGGAGACGAGGATTCCCCTGTCCTGTGCGAGGAATGCACCCGCCTGGTCCCCGAGGATGTCGCTCACGTGCGTGAAGAGGCGTTCCCTGTCCCGCGACGCGAGGACCGTCCCGTTCCCGTCGGTGAGGATCATCTCCCTGCCGTCGCCGAGGTCGAAGCCCGATATGTAGTCCGTCAGGTTCGCGAGGGTTATGTCGGCCCCGACGACGCCGTAAACGTGACCCTCCGCGTCGAGGAGCGCCGTCACTATCCCGATGTTCACGTCGGGCGTCGTCACCGCCCTGTAGGGTTCCGTCACCACCACCTCGCCGGGGTGCTCCTTCGCGAGGATGTACCAGGGCCGGACGCGCGGGTCGTACGCGGTCGGCCTCGCACGGGGGTAGGAACGGACGAATGTCCCGGTCTCACGCCCCATGTAGACAGAGCTGACATACGGGTGGGTCTGCTGGTACGCACGCATGATATCGATGATCTTCTGCTCCCTCTCCCCGATGGAGTACTGGAAGGTCTCCTCGGATGCGTTCAGGAACGAGGTGAACCCCGTGTCATCGGGGGTGCGGACATCCTCGTTGACAGAGAGCTCGTGGACATCGTACTTGACGCTCCTCACGAAGCCCGAGAGGGCAAAGTCGATGTGCTGGAGCTGGCTGATCGATTCGTTCGTGATCCTGTCGAGGTTCTGGCTGTGGAGGGTCGCGGGGAGGACTCCGCCGATGAGTACCAGCACGAGGAACGCGATTGCGAGGTAGAGGAGGACGACCCTTGACTGGAGTTTCACGTTGAGCGAGCGGTATCCGTCCGGGGTGATATAGCTTGTTTTTCCCCGCGTTCCCGCGGGGAGCGGGCAGCCGGGCAGCGGGAAAGACTCCCCTCACGCGGGCTTCTCCCCCGCGAGCGGCAGGGAGAGGGAGACGGTCGTCCCCTCCCCCGGCCCCCCGGGGAGAACCCCCCCCCATGCGTCTCTCTATCCCTTCTTCCTGTCCTTCTCCCTGTACCCCTCGAGGAGGAGGGAGGTCACGTTCCGCACCGGCCTGCCCGTGTGCTCCGAGAGGTGGAACTCGCAGAACGGGCAGGAGCTCACCACGATGTCGGCGCCCGTCTTCTCGATCTCCCTGCGCCTGTTCTCCGCGAGGGCGGCCGCGACCTGCGGCATCCCGGACCGGACCCCGCCGCCCGACCCGCAGCACACGGCCGGCATCTCGACGAGGTCCGCGACCTGCGTGATGAGCGCGCGGGGCTGGTCCCGTATCCCCTGCCCGCGGAGGAGGTGGCAGGGATCGTGGTAGGTGACCCTCACCGGGAGCCGCGCCGGCGGCTCGATCCCGAACTTCGTGAGGACCTCGTTGATGTCCATGACGCGGAACGGCGTCCTGTAGTCGTTCTTCAGGGTTGACCCGCACCCCGCGCACATCGTGAGGACCGTGTCGATGCCCCGGAAGACGAACGCATCGACGTTCCTCTTTTGGAGGGTGTCGAGGAAGTCGATCTGCCCGGTGCGGATGAGGGGTGACCCGCAGCAGACCTGTTCCCTCGGGATGACGACCCGGATCCCGTTCCTCTTCAGGACCTCCATCGCGTCGCGGGCGGTCTGTGGGAGGCGGCCGTTGTACATGCAGCCCACGAAGAACCCGACCGTCGCTTTCGCCGGGCCCTCGGGCTCGATGACCTCGGGTGCATCCTCGAGGAACGTCGGGCCCGTCCGGACGATGCTCCTCCCCGTCTCGCGGACCAGCCGGGCGACCTCCTGGTGGCGGGGGAGGGTGAGCCCCCTCCTGTTCGCGAGCGCCCGCAGTTTCTCGATCGCCTTGCCGGGGATCTCGATCTCCTTCGGGCAGACCTTCCAGCAGGCCTGGCACGACGTGCAGGCGAAGAGACCGCGCGAGACCGCCTCGGTGACGCGGTCGCCCGTGTCCCTCGGGTCTAGCGCGAGCCGCATCTCCTGCCGCATCGCCGTCGGGCCGTCGAAAGCCGCGACGTCCATCGCGGGGCAGACCGAGACGCAGCAGAGGCACTCGATGCAGCTGCGCAGCGGTTTTAGGAGCGCGACCCTCTCCCCCTCGGGGACGATCCCCTCGCCGCTCGGCCGGATCCGGGGGAGTTTCTCGAGGAACGGCTCGAGGTCGACGACGAGGTCCTTCTTCACCGGGAGGTCGAGCGGCTCGATGGTCATCCCGTCGGCCGCCTCCACCATGCACGCGAGGCCGGGCTCGCCGTTGATGCGGACGGCGCAGCTCCCGCACTGCCCCGCGCCGCAGCAGGAGCGGAAGGAGAGCGTCGGGTCGACCTCGTCGTGGATCGCCTGCAGGACGTGGAGGACGCGAGCCCCCTCGTTCACCTCCACCGCGTAGTTCTGGAAGTGCGGTTTCTCGTCGGTCTCCGGGTCGAACCGGAAGACCCTCACGTGGATCTTCCTCATGCCCTCACCACCGACTCGATCCCGGAGCGCGCGAGTGACTGGTACGTGTGGCCGTAGGGGGACGTCCGCGCGTCCCACGTCTGGACGATGTCCCTGCGGACGTGCGCCCCCCTGCTCTCCTTCCGGAGGAGCGCACCCCGGACGATGAGTGTCGCGGAGAGGAGCATGTTCCGGGCCGTCCAGCACTCGGCGAGGTTCCCCGGTGACTTCGCGAGGAGCCGGAGCGACGAGAGGTGCTCGATGACGCCAAGCGCCTGCTGCAGTCCCTTCTCGGTCCTGAATATCCCCGCGCCCTCCCACATCGCGGCCTTCAGCGACCGCACGACGGTGGCGGGGAGGACCTCGCCCTCGTAGAACGCGTGGAGTTTCTCCTCCACTGCCGCGATGGCCTCCGTCGGGACGCGGATGTCCCGCCGCGGGGACTTCCCCGCCGATTCGCCGGCCCGCTTCCCGAAGACCTGCGTGTCGGCGAGGGCGTTCCCCCCGAGCCGGTTTGCCCCGTGGACGCCCCCCGTCACCTCGCCGCAGGCGTAGAGGCCCGGGAGCGTGGTTCCCGCGTCCGGCGCGATGCGCAGGCCCCCCATGACGTGGTGGGCGGTCGGCGCGACCTCCATCGGTTCCTCCCTGATGTCGACGCCGAACTTGAGGAACTGCTCGAGCATCACGGGGAGCTTCTCCTCGATCTGCCTCCTCGGGAGGTGGGTCACGTCGAGGTACACCCCGCCCCGCGGCGTGCCCCTCCCCTCGAGGATCTCGGTCGCGATCGCCCTCGCGACGACGTCCCGCGTGGAGAGCTCCATCTTCTCCGGGTCGTACCGCGCCATGAATCGCTCGCCGAGGGCGTTCTTCAGGATCCCCCCTTCACCCCTCACCGCCTCGGTGATGAGCCGGCCCCGCGCGTCGTACGGGTAGACGGCGCCCGTCGGGTGGAACTGGACCATCTCCATGTCGATGAGCTCGGCGCCCGCCCGGTACCCCATCGCGAACCCGTCGCCCGTGCCGCTCGCGGAGTTCGTGGAGATGTCGTACACCTGCGTCCCGCCGCCCGTCGCGAGGACCGTCGCGTCCGCCCGGATCGCGACGAGTTCGCCGTGCTCGTCGAGGCAGACAGCCCCGGCGACGCGGTCACCGTCCCGCACGAGGTCAAGCGCCGCCACCTCGTTCTCGACCGCCACGTCAGTCGAGGCCAGCCGCTCGAGGAGCGTCATCATCATCTCGTGGCCGGTCCTGTCCCCCGCGTAGCACGTCCGGGGGAAACTCTGGCCCCCAAACGGCCTCTGGGCCACCTCGCAGCAGTCGGTCACGTCAAAGACCGCACCCCACGCGAGGAGGTCCCTGATCCTCGCGGGGGCTTCCTCGACGAGGATCCTGACGAGTTCCGGGTCGTTGAGGTACGCCCCTCCCCTCATCGTGTCCTCGTAGTGCGTCTCGCAGGAGTCCACTTCCCTCAGGACCGCGTTGTACCCGCCCTCCGCCATGGGGGTGCACCCCCCCTTCCCGGCGATGGTCTTCGAGACGAGGATGGTCTCCCCGTACCCCGAGGCCTCTATCGCGGCCCTGACCCCCGCCCCGCCGCTCCCGATGACGAGGACGTGGCAGTCCAGAATCTCGGCTGACCGCATCTTCTTATAATGTGGGCTTCATACGTACATAAAAGAGATTGTAAAGGACAGCGTGAGCCTAAAATGAGGTTTTTGATGAAGTTTGGGGGCACTTCCGTCGCCGACGGCGGGAGTGTCTCCCGGGTGGTGGACATCGTCGAGTCCTGCTACCGTGCAGGAAACGAGGTCGCGGTCGTCGTTTCTGCGCAGAGGGGGGTGACCGACCAGCTCATCGCGATCGCGGAGGAGCTCGCAAATGCCCCCGGCCCCGACGAGATCGAGCAGTTC of Methanolinea sp. contains these proteins:
- a CDS encoding fumarate reductase subunit A yields the protein MRSAEILDCHVLVIGSGGAGVRAAIEASGYGETILVSKTIAGKGGCTPMAEGGYNAVLREVDSCETHYEDTMRGGAYLNDPELVRILVEEAPARIRDLLAWGAVFDVTDCCEVAQRPFGGQSFPRTCYAGDRTGHEMMMTLLERLASTDVAVENEVAALDLVRDGDRVAGAVCLDEHGELVAIRADATVLATGGGTQVYDISTNSASGTGDGFAMGYRAGAELIDMEMVQFHPTGAVYPYDARGRLITEAVRGEGGILKNALGERFMARYDPEKMELSTRDVVARAIATEILEGRGTPRGGVYLDVTHLPRRQIEEKLPVMLEQFLKFGVDIREEPMEVAPTAHHVMGGLRIAPDAGTTLPGLYACGEVTGGVHGANRLGGNALADTQVFGKRAGESAGKSPRRDIRVPTEAIAAVEEKLHAFYEGEVLPATVVRSLKAAMWEGAGIFRTEKGLQQALGVIEHLSSLRLLAKSPGNLAECWTARNMLLSATLIVRGALLRKESRGAHVRRDIVQTWDARTSPYGHTYQSLARSGIESVVRA
- a CDS encoding ATP-binding protein — its product is MKLQSRVVLLYLAIAFLVLVLIGGVLPATLHSQNLDRITNESISQLQHIDFALSGFVRSVKYDVHELSVNEDVRTPDDTGFTSFLNASEETFQYSIGEREQKIIDIMRAYQQTHPYVSSVYMGRETGTFVRSYPRARPTAYDPRVRPWYILAKEHPGEVVVTEPYRAVTTPDVNIGIVTALLDAEGHVYGVVGADITLANLTDYISGFDLGDGREMILTDGNGTVLASRDRERLFTHVSDILGDQAGAFLAQDRGILVSNGRYLVHLTSPELGWKIAMVIPPGFVEQKINDSVWNILTFVLLALLLLSAITIVVLNHTVIGPLTDLTAVSRKIAETGDLEQEIEPAESGEIGILSRSFKAMVEKIRDVDRARQQALRELSEYRDHLEDLVAERTRELERAKEAAESADRLKSVFLATMSHELRTPLNSIIGFSGVLLQGLAGPLNEEQRKQLEIISQSAEHLLALINDVLDISKIEAGQLTLAREPFAMEDAIGKVVKSMRPQAEAKGLSLEAEVAPDVGEVVGDRRRVEQVLLNLLSNAVKFTESGHVRVRCTREGPFVHVAVSDTGIGIRPEDLEEIFKPFSQVDTGLTRQYGGTGLGLSISKRLVEMMGGTIRVESEPGKGSTFSFTIPTGKGVSP
- a CDS encoding succinate dehydrogenase/fumarate reductase iron-sulfur subunit, with translation MRKIHVRVFRFDPETDEKPHFQNYAVEVNEGARVLHVLQAIHDEVDPTLSFRSCCGAGQCGSCAVRINGEPGLACMVEAADGMTIEPLDLPVKKDLVVDLEPFLEKLPRIRPSGEGIVPEGERVALLKPLRSCIECLCCVSVCPAMDVAAFDGPTAMRQEMRLALDPRDTGDRVTEAVSRGLFACTSCQACWKVCPKEIEIPGKAIEKLRALANRRGLTLPRHQEVARLVRETGRSIVRTGPTFLEDAPEVIEPEGPAKATVGFFVGCMYNGRLPQTARDAMEVLKRNGIRVVIPREQVCCGSPLIRTGQIDFLDTLQKRNVDAFVFRGIDTVLTMCAGCGSTLKNDYRTPFRVMDINEVLTKFGIEPPARLPVRVTYHDPCHLLRGQGIRDQPRALITQVADLVEMPAVCCGSGGGVRSGMPQVAAALAENRRREIEKTGADIVVSSCPFCEFHLSEHTGRPVRNVTSLLLEGYREKDRKKG